One region of Etheostoma cragini isolate CJK2018 chromosome 16, CSU_Ecrag_1.0, whole genome shotgun sequence genomic DNA includes:
- the LOC117959436 gene encoding iporin isoform X1: MIGASGLSGDTLIACHFPVVQLSTWQLPLQALCSSAKRPGRLCSVGLTRALSLPEQDSLNQEHAFARRRVSNSYGSLNEDRAEEEGGIDSSGRYDSNSSPEETSSHLKKESSGARDSLRSHNSFLPKTGLDEDEEDEDNGGDNLHRYHEDSSFVLHGNSNWPLNDGANNYTMAQGDMDSKWGNEGTGLGTESDQEWLSNQPHLPDSLQTECRCSCVSRSGIALMAYEEQDSDRLIDNMSCSIFSQHKCSPELFSNTHTEYVSDSSCNSSDGVLVNFCTIYNRSNKPATPNDLSSPAIHPCQSSEGSVFLNLQPVPQTPAKDFQHDDMTVKCPPKEEIDMSPSASCWSPQGLDSNCNLYSLEPLPPGLSSLEVSDLAACLQSQATLAMGTNQKYYKLVTCDLSSQSPSPAWSSVTSCPEGQIRSSPFPPSEHLFNDHMKEGQYKEVKKHQEIDEKTFSYTQCSAGFDCSQFPTNDYQVATTSTEETLFRKKYTRSIQDLFDTTCSLCPSHCSPHSSKCQSTSVVSTQPSMILHQELCDTEKGAFSMENAVVRYGKAQRPTSLPIQPFVLVPTGQPRTQHLGCLLEQYINQKSSKSGSSQPGLKFKGKHSQCFSNLQSSPMGNHCPIFLEAPSSSDTCSTCTPSPECFSRRCAWSQSSRIQAHQSPCTSKSSLNPTQSRSKPTLDQEQDETSPYSGKTQTTNFLNLFSAPNRSKLVKNPTYQDLVTLAPEQSHTNTELKSPNKTHTSHHPVFSHTPPTLLLTADAHHPNLQVSLSPPTTVQPKNKFPQYRAAPASDSVFFNNSFTAALSSVAPLSSLSCLLSLASGPQTQESTGLSGKPSQSHPSESLILSDRPPTEFCLSPDTSYESMSISHLQRRGLLRSVSTAVDLIMAHFGSSRDPDEKMRLGNSSCSPTIAGLALEHLCPAIQNILEDGLRDHKLDFIIGQRRNHSWSVVEVSTRIGKCPSTRVLHTLISKITQCPQLSSHCMRLRAFIMGLLNLRALEFWLSHLQSQKDVVTTYYHSWGFLSMSLGQCQPLFQELLLLLQPLSVLPFDLNLLLEPRLLRNRQLCVEEQGVFPPPPCSALLVTSWPLLQADKKVASSYSQQTKISHQTGPHLQESLSSKNYIRQDCGGMQTNRSPFVAPIPEWWQREPDLMDGVIEGEDCSQNYVDNWSQISMDSRQEEKSGEKDNETPVTSTCVQAESPCQGALRWAKLFGAADMSTRTETDSQFHSGAQTRRYRRPSQWLHFDRSQLGLLAQSIRSLKLGGTQTKKDC, encoded by the exons ATGATTGGAGCATCTGGTCTTTCAGGGGACACCCTGATAGCATGCCACTTCCCTGTGGTCCAGCTTTCCACTTGGCAACTTCCTCTCCAGGCCCTGTGCAGCTCGGCCAAGAGGCCCGGCCGGCTGTGCTCAGTAGGTCTGACCCGAGCTCTGTCCCTCCCAGAGCAAGACTCACTGAACCAAGAGCACGCCTTTGCACGAAGACGTGTTTCTAACAGCTACGGTAGTCTCAACGAGGACCGAGCCGAGGAGGAAGGGGGCATTGACAGCAGCGGGAGGTACGACTCCAACTCATCACCAGAGGAGACAAGTTCCCATCTTAAGAAGGAAAGCTCTGGAGCGAGAGACAGTCTGCGGTCACACAACTCCTTCCTTCCCAAAACAGGGTTagatgaggatgaggaagatgaagataaTGGTGGAGATAATCTGCACAGATATCATGAGGACTCCTCTTTTGTGTTGCATGGAAATTCCAACTGGCCTCTAAATGATGGTGCCAACAATTATACAATGGCCCAAGGGGACATGGACAGCAAATGGGGCAATGAAGGGACCGGGTTGGGTACTGAGAGTGACCAAGAGTGGCTCTCTAATCAGCCTCACCTGCCGGACTCACTGCAGACTGAATGCCGGTGCTCCTGTGTGAGCAGATCTGGCATTGCATTGATGGCTTATGAAGAGCAGGACTCAGACAGACTGATAGATAACATGTCCTGTAGCATCTTCAGCCAACACAAATGTTCCCCAGAGCTGTTCTCCAACACTCACACAGAGTATGTCAGCGACTCTTCCTGTAACAGCTCTGATGGCGTCTTGGTTAACTTCTGCACTATCTATAACCGGAGCAACAAACCTGCCACGCCTAATGACCTCAGCAGTCCCGCAATTCACCCCTGTCAGTCATCTGAGGGATCTGTGTTCCTTAACCTCCAACCAGTTCCTCAGACTCCAGCCAAGGACTTCCAACATGATGACATGACAGTTAAGTGTCCCCCTAAAGAGGAGATTGACATGTCCCCCTCTGCTTCCTGCTGGTCTCCTCAGGGCCTTGACTCCAACTGCAATCTTTACTCCCTGGAGCCGCTTCCCCCGGGTCTGTCCTCACTGGAGGTATCAGACCTGGCCGCCTGTCTCCAAAGCCAGGCAACTTTGGCCATGGGGACCAACCAGAAGTACTACAAGCTTGTAACTTGTGACCTTTCCTCCCAGTCGCCCAGTCCAGCCTGGTCCAGCGTCACCAGCTGCCCCGAGGGTCAGATCAGAAGTAgccccttccctccctctgaGCACCTCTTTAATGATCATATGAAGGAAGGACAATACAAAGAAGTCAAGAAG CATCAGGAGATTGATGAAAAGACGTTCTCCTACACACAGTGCAGTGCTGGATTTGACTGCTCTCAGTTTCCGACCAATGATTACCAAGTTGCTACCACCTCCACTGAAGAAACCCTCTTCAGGAAGAAATATACACGAAGCATCCAAGACCTCTTCGACACGACCTGTTCATTGTGCCCCAGCCATTGTAGCCCACATAGCAGTAAATGCCAAAGCACAAGCGTTGTGTCTACACAGCCATCTATGATTCTGCACCAGGAGCTTTGTGATACTGAGAAGG GAGCATTTTCAATGGAAAATGCAGTGGTGCGCTACGGAAAAGCCCAGAGGCCAACCTCGCTGCCCATCCAGCCCTTTGTTCTGGTCCCCACAGGCCAACCCCGGACCCAACACTTGGGCTGTCTTCTAGAGCAGTACATAAATCAGAAGAGCAGCAAGTCGGGTAGCTCCCAACCAGGCCTCAAGTTCAAGGGCAAACACAGTCAATGCTTTTCTAATCTTCAGTCATCACCGATGGGCAACCACTGCCCTATCTTCTTGGAGGCTCCTTCGAGCTCTGACACCTGCTCCACCTGCACACCGAGTCCAGAGTGCTTCAGCCGCAGATGTGCATGGAGCCAGTCCAGCAGAATCCAAGCACACCAAAGTCCATGTACATCAAAAAGCAGCCTGAATCCAACTCAAAGCAGGTCAAAGCCCACACTGGACCAAGAGCAGGATGAAACAAGCCCGTACTCAGGCAAAACTCAAACTACCaattttttaaacctgttttcaGCACCAAATCGGTCCAAACTTGTTAAAAATCCTACCTACCAGGACCTTGTTACCCTCGCCCCTGAGCAGAGCCATACCAACACTGAGCTTAAAAGTCCCAATAAGACCCACACCTCCCACCATCCAGTATTCTCTCATACACCACCCACTTTACTCTTAACCGCTGACGCTCATCACCCAAACTTGCAGGTGTCCCTGTCTCCTCCCACAACCGTACAACCAAAAAACAAGTTCCCTCAGTACCGAGCTGCACCTGCATCTGactctgtcttttttaacaATAGTTTTACAGCTGCCCTCTCCTCGGTTGCTCCACTTTCCTCTTTGAGTTGTCTGCTTTCCTTGGCGTCTGGGCCGCAAACACAGGAGTCCACAGGGCTCAGTGGGAAGCCAAGTCAGAGTCATCCAAGTGAATCTCTGATCCTGAGTGACAGGCCGCCCACCGAGTTCTGTCTCTCACCTGATACATCTTATGAGTCCATGTCTATCAGCCATCTTCAAAGGAGAG GTTTGCTGAGGTCTGTGAGCACAGCGGTGGATTTGATCATGGCTCATTTCGGCAGCAGCAGAGACCCTGACGAAAAG ATGCGTTTGGGTAACAGCTCTTGCAGTCCCACAATTGCCGGTCTGGCCCTGGAACATCTGTGTCcagcaattcaaaatattttagaGGACGGTCTTAGGGATCACAAACTGGATTTTATCATCGGACAGCGCCGCAACCACTCCTGGAGCGTGGTGGAGGTCTCTACCAGGATCGGTAAAT GTCCATCTACCAGGGTCCTCCACACCCTGATCTCAAAAATCACACAATGTCCCCAGCTCAGCAGTCACTGTATGAGACTAAGAGCCTTCATCATGGGCCTGCTTAA CTTGAGAGCTTTGGAGTTCTGGCTCAGTCACCTTCAGAGTCAAAAAG ATGTGGTGACAACATACTACCATTCTTGGGGGTTCCTGTCCATGTCACTGGGTCAGTGTCAGCCCTTGTTTCAGGAGCTTCTACTTCTGCTGCAGCCGCTGTCTGTGTTGCCGTTTGACCTCAACTTGCTCTTGGAGCCCCGACTGTTACGTAACAGACAGCTTTGTGTGGAGGAGCAGGGTGTTTTTCCGCCTCCGCCGTGCTCAGCCCTCCTAGTGACCAGCTGGCCACTACTGCAAGCTGACAAAAAGGTAGCGAGCAGCTACAGTCAGCAGACTAAAATTTCACACCAGACCGGTCCGCATCTCCAAGAGTCTCTCAGTTCTAAGAATTACATCAGGCAAGATTGCGGAGGGATGCAGACAAACAGGAGTCCATTCGTAGCGCCTATTCCAGAGTGGTGGCAAAGAGAGCCTGACCTTATGGATGGTGTGATTGAAGGGGAAGACTGTAGCCAGAATTATGTGGATAATTGGTCTCAAATAAGTATGGACAGTAGGCAAGAAGAGAAGAGTGGAGAGAAAGACAATGAGACCCCAGTTACATCTACTTGTGTCCAAGCTGAGAGTCCATGTCAGGGTGCGCTGCGCTGGGCCAAACTGTTTGGAGCAGCTGATATGTCCACCAGGACAGAGACAGATTCTCAGTTTCACAGTGGAGCACAAACCAGAAG GTACAGGCGACCATCACAATGGCTGCATTTTGACAGATCGCAGCTTGGACTGTTGGCTCAATCCATCAGGTCATTGAAGCTAGGAGGAACTCAGACTAAGAAGGACTGCTGA
- the LOC117959436 gene encoding iporin isoform X2 produces the protein MIGASGLSGDTLIACHFPVVQLSTWQLPLQALCSSAKRPGRLCSVGLTRALSLPEQDSLNQEHAFARRRVSNSYGSLNEDRAEEEGGIDSSGRYDSNSSPEETSSHLKKESSGARDSLRSHNSFLPKTGLDEDEEDEDNGGDNLHRYHEDSSFVLHGNSNWPLNDGANNYTMAQGDMDSKWGNEGTGLGTESDQEWLSNQPHLPDSLQTECRCSCVSRSGIALMAYEEQDSDRLIDNMSCSIFSQHKCSPELFSNTHTEYVSDSSCNSSDGVLVNFCTIYNRSNKPATPNDLSSPAIHPCQSSEGSVFLNLQPVPQTPAKDFQHDDMTVKCPPKEEIDMSPSASCWSPQGLDSNCNLYSLEPLPPGLSSLEVSDLAACLQSQATLAMGTNQKYYKLVTCDLSSQSPSPAWSSVTSCPEGQIRSSPFPPSEHLFNDHMKEGQYKEVKKHQEIDEKTFSYTQCSAGFDCSQFPTNDYQVATTSTEETLFRKKYTRSIQDLFDTTCSLCPSHCSPHSSKCQSTSVVSTQPSMILHQELCDTEKGAFSMENAVVRYGKAQRPTSLPIQPFVLVPTGQPRTQHLGCLLEQYINQKSSKSGSSQPGLKFKGKHSQCFSNLQSSPMGNHCPIFLEAPSSSDTCSTCTPSPECFSRRCAWSQSSRIQAHQSPCTSKSSLNPTQSRSKPTLDQEQDETSPYSGKTQTTNFLNLFSAPNRSKLVKNPTYQDLVTLAPEQSHTNTELKSPNKTHTSHHPVFSHTPPTLLLTADAHHPNLQVSLSPPTTVQPKNKFPQYRAAPASDSVFFNNSFTAALSSVAPLSSLSCLLSLASGPQTQESTGLSGKPSQSHPSESLILSDRPPTEFCLSPDTSYESMSISHLQRRGLLRSVSTAVDLIMAHFGSSRDPDEKMRLGNSSCSPTIAGLALEHLCPAIQNILEDGLRDHKLDFIIGQRRNHSWSVVEVSTRIGPSTRVLHTLISKITQCPQLSSHCMRLRAFIMGLLNLRALEFWLSHLQSQKDVVTTYYHSWGFLSMSLGQCQPLFQELLLLLQPLSVLPFDLNLLLEPRLLRNRQLCVEEQGVFPPPPCSALLVTSWPLLQADKKVASSYSQQTKISHQTGPHLQESLSSKNYIRQDCGGMQTNRSPFVAPIPEWWQREPDLMDGVIEGEDCSQNYVDNWSQISMDSRQEEKSGEKDNETPVTSTCVQAESPCQGALRWAKLFGAADMSTRTETDSQFHSGAQTRRYRRPSQWLHFDRSQLGLLAQSIRSLKLGGTQTKKDC, from the exons ATGATTGGAGCATCTGGTCTTTCAGGGGACACCCTGATAGCATGCCACTTCCCTGTGGTCCAGCTTTCCACTTGGCAACTTCCTCTCCAGGCCCTGTGCAGCTCGGCCAAGAGGCCCGGCCGGCTGTGCTCAGTAGGTCTGACCCGAGCTCTGTCCCTCCCAGAGCAAGACTCACTGAACCAAGAGCACGCCTTTGCACGAAGACGTGTTTCTAACAGCTACGGTAGTCTCAACGAGGACCGAGCCGAGGAGGAAGGGGGCATTGACAGCAGCGGGAGGTACGACTCCAACTCATCACCAGAGGAGACAAGTTCCCATCTTAAGAAGGAAAGCTCTGGAGCGAGAGACAGTCTGCGGTCACACAACTCCTTCCTTCCCAAAACAGGGTTagatgaggatgaggaagatgaagataaTGGTGGAGATAATCTGCACAGATATCATGAGGACTCCTCTTTTGTGTTGCATGGAAATTCCAACTGGCCTCTAAATGATGGTGCCAACAATTATACAATGGCCCAAGGGGACATGGACAGCAAATGGGGCAATGAAGGGACCGGGTTGGGTACTGAGAGTGACCAAGAGTGGCTCTCTAATCAGCCTCACCTGCCGGACTCACTGCAGACTGAATGCCGGTGCTCCTGTGTGAGCAGATCTGGCATTGCATTGATGGCTTATGAAGAGCAGGACTCAGACAGACTGATAGATAACATGTCCTGTAGCATCTTCAGCCAACACAAATGTTCCCCAGAGCTGTTCTCCAACACTCACACAGAGTATGTCAGCGACTCTTCCTGTAACAGCTCTGATGGCGTCTTGGTTAACTTCTGCACTATCTATAACCGGAGCAACAAACCTGCCACGCCTAATGACCTCAGCAGTCCCGCAATTCACCCCTGTCAGTCATCTGAGGGATCTGTGTTCCTTAACCTCCAACCAGTTCCTCAGACTCCAGCCAAGGACTTCCAACATGATGACATGACAGTTAAGTGTCCCCCTAAAGAGGAGATTGACATGTCCCCCTCTGCTTCCTGCTGGTCTCCTCAGGGCCTTGACTCCAACTGCAATCTTTACTCCCTGGAGCCGCTTCCCCCGGGTCTGTCCTCACTGGAGGTATCAGACCTGGCCGCCTGTCTCCAAAGCCAGGCAACTTTGGCCATGGGGACCAACCAGAAGTACTACAAGCTTGTAACTTGTGACCTTTCCTCCCAGTCGCCCAGTCCAGCCTGGTCCAGCGTCACCAGCTGCCCCGAGGGTCAGATCAGAAGTAgccccttccctccctctgaGCACCTCTTTAATGATCATATGAAGGAAGGACAATACAAAGAAGTCAAGAAG CATCAGGAGATTGATGAAAAGACGTTCTCCTACACACAGTGCAGTGCTGGATTTGACTGCTCTCAGTTTCCGACCAATGATTACCAAGTTGCTACCACCTCCACTGAAGAAACCCTCTTCAGGAAGAAATATACACGAAGCATCCAAGACCTCTTCGACACGACCTGTTCATTGTGCCCCAGCCATTGTAGCCCACATAGCAGTAAATGCCAAAGCACAAGCGTTGTGTCTACACAGCCATCTATGATTCTGCACCAGGAGCTTTGTGATACTGAGAAGG GAGCATTTTCAATGGAAAATGCAGTGGTGCGCTACGGAAAAGCCCAGAGGCCAACCTCGCTGCCCATCCAGCCCTTTGTTCTGGTCCCCACAGGCCAACCCCGGACCCAACACTTGGGCTGTCTTCTAGAGCAGTACATAAATCAGAAGAGCAGCAAGTCGGGTAGCTCCCAACCAGGCCTCAAGTTCAAGGGCAAACACAGTCAATGCTTTTCTAATCTTCAGTCATCACCGATGGGCAACCACTGCCCTATCTTCTTGGAGGCTCCTTCGAGCTCTGACACCTGCTCCACCTGCACACCGAGTCCAGAGTGCTTCAGCCGCAGATGTGCATGGAGCCAGTCCAGCAGAATCCAAGCACACCAAAGTCCATGTACATCAAAAAGCAGCCTGAATCCAACTCAAAGCAGGTCAAAGCCCACACTGGACCAAGAGCAGGATGAAACAAGCCCGTACTCAGGCAAAACTCAAACTACCaattttttaaacctgttttcaGCACCAAATCGGTCCAAACTTGTTAAAAATCCTACCTACCAGGACCTTGTTACCCTCGCCCCTGAGCAGAGCCATACCAACACTGAGCTTAAAAGTCCCAATAAGACCCACACCTCCCACCATCCAGTATTCTCTCATACACCACCCACTTTACTCTTAACCGCTGACGCTCATCACCCAAACTTGCAGGTGTCCCTGTCTCCTCCCACAACCGTACAACCAAAAAACAAGTTCCCTCAGTACCGAGCTGCACCTGCATCTGactctgtcttttttaacaATAGTTTTACAGCTGCCCTCTCCTCGGTTGCTCCACTTTCCTCTTTGAGTTGTCTGCTTTCCTTGGCGTCTGGGCCGCAAACACAGGAGTCCACAGGGCTCAGTGGGAAGCCAAGTCAGAGTCATCCAAGTGAATCTCTGATCCTGAGTGACAGGCCGCCCACCGAGTTCTGTCTCTCACCTGATACATCTTATGAGTCCATGTCTATCAGCCATCTTCAAAGGAGAG GTTTGCTGAGGTCTGTGAGCACAGCGGTGGATTTGATCATGGCTCATTTCGGCAGCAGCAGAGACCCTGACGAAAAG ATGCGTTTGGGTAACAGCTCTTGCAGTCCCACAATTGCCGGTCTGGCCCTGGAACATCTGTGTCcagcaattcaaaatattttagaGGACGGTCTTAGGGATCACAAACTGGATTTTATCATCGGACAGCGCCGCAACCACTCCTGGAGCGTGGTGGAGGTCTCTACCAGGATCG GTCCATCTACCAGGGTCCTCCACACCCTGATCTCAAAAATCACACAATGTCCCCAGCTCAGCAGTCACTGTATGAGACTAAGAGCCTTCATCATGGGCCTGCTTAA CTTGAGAGCTTTGGAGTTCTGGCTCAGTCACCTTCAGAGTCAAAAAG ATGTGGTGACAACATACTACCATTCTTGGGGGTTCCTGTCCATGTCACTGGGTCAGTGTCAGCCCTTGTTTCAGGAGCTTCTACTTCTGCTGCAGCCGCTGTCTGTGTTGCCGTTTGACCTCAACTTGCTCTTGGAGCCCCGACTGTTACGTAACAGACAGCTTTGTGTGGAGGAGCAGGGTGTTTTTCCGCCTCCGCCGTGCTCAGCCCTCCTAGTGACCAGCTGGCCACTACTGCAAGCTGACAAAAAGGTAGCGAGCAGCTACAGTCAGCAGACTAAAATTTCACACCAGACCGGTCCGCATCTCCAAGAGTCTCTCAGTTCTAAGAATTACATCAGGCAAGATTGCGGAGGGATGCAGACAAACAGGAGTCCATTCGTAGCGCCTATTCCAGAGTGGTGGCAAAGAGAGCCTGACCTTATGGATGGTGTGATTGAAGGGGAAGACTGTAGCCAGAATTATGTGGATAATTGGTCTCAAATAAGTATGGACAGTAGGCAAGAAGAGAAGAGTGGAGAGAAAGACAATGAGACCCCAGTTACATCTACTTGTGTCCAAGCTGAGAGTCCATGTCAGGGTGCGCTGCGCTGGGCCAAACTGTTTGGAGCAGCTGATATGTCCACCAGGACAGAGACAGATTCTCAGTTTCACAGTGGAGCACAAACCAGAAG GTACAGGCGACCATCACAATGGCTGCATTTTGACAGATCGCAGCTTGGACTGTTGGCTCAATCCATCAGGTCATTGAAGCTAGGAGGAACTCAGACTAAGAAGGACTGCTGA
- the fam166b gene encoding protein FAM166B isoform X1, producing MEKYAPKFSKVLMTPDPHYVPGYSGYCPQLKYNMGKSYGQLTAELLTSPEVKHSNHLVLHTGHGPSTESDAGVTLRSIPDSNLKKMIPGYTGFIPKNQNYFACSYAETTRKALTEFYGDQRQSTHLPDVVNYTNQQLERPRTPLKAISNKVITYGPLKSFTPTEKPYFMDDDNPRKYFMSGFTGHVPQSRFLIGKGFPITTNRALIQFGKQQQTDPSSQVIPGRKESTITPMPTIYPSNGGVVPSFTGHIPGYRFMYGQTFGQLSQNALEKSRMKRILQSK from the exons ATGGAAAAATACGCCCCCAAATTCAGCAAGGTTCTGATGACACCTGATCCACATTATGTACCGGG GTATTCAGGGTATTGCCCCCAACTCAAGTACAACATGGGGAAGTCTTACGGCCAGCTCACAGCAGAACTGCTGACCAGTCCCGAGGTGAAACACTCTAATCATCTGGTCCTCCACACGGGTCACGGGCCCTCGACAGAGTCTGACGCCGGTGTGACACTGAGAAGCATCCCTGACAGTAACTTGAAGAAGATGATACCAGGATATACAG GCTTCATTCCAAAAAATCAGAACTACTTTGCCTGCAGCTACGCTGAAACAACTCGTAAAGCACTAACTGAGTTCTATGGGGACCAGCGGCAATCAACACACCTACCAGATGTTGTCAACTACACCAACCAACAGCTTGAA AGACCAAGAACCCCCTTGAAAGCAATCTCCAACAAAGTGATCACCTACGGGCCCTTGAAGTCCTTCACCCCCACTGAAAAACCGTACTTCATGGATGATGATAACCCGCGCAAGTACTTTATGTCAG GTTTTACAGGACATGTGCCACAATCTCGTTTCCTAATTGGCAAAGGTTTCCCCATCACTACCAATCGGGCACTGATCCAGTTTGGGAAGCAGCAGCAGACTGACCCCTCATCCCAGGTCATCCCAGGGAGAAAGGAAAGTACAATAACTCCCATGCCCACTATCTATCCATCAAACGGAGGTGTAGTGCCGTCATTTACAGGACATATCCCAG GATACCGGTTCATGTATGGACAAACCTTTGGCCAActttcccagaatgcactggAAAAGAGCCGCATGAAGAGGATCCTTCAGTCAAAGTAA
- the fam166b gene encoding protein FAM166B isoform X2, producing the protein MEKYAPKFSKVLMTPDPHYVPGYSGYCPQLKYNMGKSYGQLTAELLTSPEVKHSNHLVLHTGHGPSTESDAGVTLRSIPDSNLKKMIPGYTGFIPKNQNYFACSYAETTRKALTEFYGDQRQSTHLPDVVNYTNQQLERPRTPLKAISNKVITYGPLKSFTPTEKPYFMDDDNPRKYFMSGFPITTNRALIQFGKQQQTDPSSQVIPGRKESTITPMPTIYPSNGGVVPSFTGHIPGYRFMYGQTFGQLSQNALEKSRMKRILQSK; encoded by the exons ATGGAAAAATACGCCCCCAAATTCAGCAAGGTTCTGATGACACCTGATCCACATTATGTACCGGG GTATTCAGGGTATTGCCCCCAACTCAAGTACAACATGGGGAAGTCTTACGGCCAGCTCACAGCAGAACTGCTGACCAGTCCCGAGGTGAAACACTCTAATCATCTGGTCCTCCACACGGGTCACGGGCCCTCGACAGAGTCTGACGCCGGTGTGACACTGAGAAGCATCCCTGACAGTAACTTGAAGAAGATGATACCAGGATATACAG GCTTCATTCCAAAAAATCAGAACTACTTTGCCTGCAGCTACGCTGAAACAACTCGTAAAGCACTAACTGAGTTCTATGGGGACCAGCGGCAATCAACACACCTACCAGATGTTGTCAACTACACCAACCAACAGCTTGAA AGACCAAGAACCCCCTTGAAAGCAATCTCCAACAAAGTGATCACCTACGGGCCCTTGAAGTCCTTCACCCCCACTGAAAAACCGTACTTCATGGATGATGATAACCCGCGCAAGTACTTTATGTCAG GTTTCCCCATCACTACCAATCGGGCACTGATCCAGTTTGGGAAGCAGCAGCAGACTGACCCCTCATCCCAGGTCATCCCAGGGAGAAAGGAAAGTACAATAACTCCCATGCCCACTATCTATCCATCAAACGGAGGTGTAGTGCCGTCATTTACAGGACATATCCCAG GATACCGGTTCATGTATGGACAAACCTTTGGCCAActttcccagaatgcactggAAAAGAGCCGCATGAAGAGGATCCTTCAGTCAAAGTAA